A stretch of DNA from Methanobrevibacter gottschalkii DSM 11977:
CAAGTGTAGTTAAAGCTATCGGTGACGATAATCTAATGAAAGTTGGTGTTGGACTTACAACTTACTTTGCAACAAAAATGGTTGCCTGTGATGGTGTAAAAGTTGCTGTTTCAGGTCAAGGAGCTGATGAGCTATTTGGAGGGTATAAAAGATACTTGCAGAGTTTTGTTGATGGAACCTTAAACTACGATTTAAGGGAAGATATGTCAAATATGTATCATGTAAATCTTGAAAGGGATGATGCGTGTTCCATGCTTAACGGTGTTGAATTAAGATTACCGTTTTTAGATAAAACTCTTGTTGAATTAGTATTGAATATTCCTGACAATAAAAAGATTGTTTCAATGCATGACGATATGAGAAAAAGTATCTTAAGAAAATTAGCTTTTGAAGGAGGCCTTGATTATGAAATTGCATACAGACCTAAAAAAGCTGCCCAATATGGAACTGGCATTGACAAAATATTAAGAAAAAAGATAATAAAAGATATGGATATTTCTCAATTTTTATAATTTTTTGACATTGTAAAAATCCTTTTTTCATCAAATTTTGTATTTAATATTTTGAATCATTTTTGTAATTTTAGTAAAAATCAATAATATCACAATGATTTCACTTAAAAATAGTTATTATATGGAGTCTAAAAAATCAAACATCTAAAGTTTTTAGGCTATTTAATCTTTAACTTTATTAATATTAAAAAATATATTTATTCATATTATTAATATTAGGAGTTTTTATCAATGACAATCGAAAAAGATGCAGAAGATATTATAGAAAAATTCTCAAAAATTTTAGAAGATATTCCAGATTCAGATGAAACCTGGTATATTACAGATAATTTAAATTTAACACGTGATGATAAATCTCAAGAAAAAAATCCTGAGAAAATTTTAAGAAATGCTAGAATTGATAAAGAAGGAAATTTAATTGTTAAAAAAGCAGATTGGACTAATTAAGAGGGATTTAAATGAGGATAAATTTAGTTCTCGAACTTTTAGATGCTCCGGGGCAATTAGTTAAAGCATTAGAACCTATTAGTACTTATGGTGCTAATCTTGTAACTATTATCCATAAAAGGGACTATAAAAATGATAATGGTATGGTTCCAGTTCAACTTACGATTGAAGGAGAACGTAATGATCTTAAAAATGTTGTAGATAAGTATGAAGAGTTAGGATTCACTATTATTGAAATGGATGGTGTTGTTAAAAAAGAAAAAATTACTACAATTCTTTTTGGTCATATTGTTGATCAAGATTTAAGGGATACTATGGATAAAATTAATCAAATTGATGGTGTTATTATTGTTGCATTTGATATTAAACTAAATGGTGAAGAAAAATCCACAGCCTTAATTAATATCGAAGCCGATGTTGGTTTAAAACAAAATGTTTTTGATAGAATTGCAGAAATAGCAGAAGAGAAAGAGTTACTTGTGATTAATGAGGTTTAAGTGATAATATGGATGAATGTAAAGTCATTATCATGGGATTTGGTTCAGTAGGTCAAGGTGTGGCTAAGGCAATTTCCATGAAAAAAGATTTAATTAAAGATAAAACTGGAGTGGACATAAAAGTTGTTGCTGCAGCTGATTCATCTTCATCTGCAATCTCACAAGAAGGATTAGATGAAGAATTACTTGTAAAAACAAAAAAGGAAGAAGGTAAATTATCAGCATATCCTGAATTTGGGTCTGATAAGAATGGTGCAGATATTTTAGACGCTGTTGAATACGATTGTCTTATCGAAGCAACTCCTACTAATATCGTGGATGCAGAACCTGCACTTTCACTAACATTCAAAGCATTTGAACAGGGAAAAGATGTAGTAACATCAAATAAAGGACATTTGGCTCTTAAATTTAGGGAAGTTGTTGAAGCAGCTGAAAAAGCGGGTGTAGAGTTTAAATATGAAGCTACTGTTGGCGGGTCAATGCCGATTATTAATTTTACAAAAGAAACATTGGCATCATGTGAAATTAAATCAATTAAAGGTATTTTGAATGGTACTACCAATTATATATTATCAAGAATGACCTCCGAAGGTTCAGAATATGAAGTTATTCTTAAAGAGTCTCAAGAATTAGGAATAGCTGAAACAGACCCAACACAAGATGTTGAAGGTATTGATGCTGCATGCAAAACTGTAATTCTTGCTAATTCTCTTTTAGGAATTGATGCAACTTACAGTGATGTTAAAGTCGAAGGTATTTCAAAAATTAACTCACAAGCTATTGAACTTGCAAAAAAAGACGATTATTTAATTAAGTTAATAGCTGAAGTATCTCCTGATAATTTACAGGTATCCCCACGTTTAGTTAAAAGAGGAAGTTCCTATGATGTAAGTGGAACTTTGAACATGGCTACAATTAAAACTGATTTAGCTAATGAAGTATCTGTAATTGGACTTGGAGCAGGATCACTTGAAACTGCTTCTGCAATGTTGACTGATTTAATTAGTATTTTAAAAAATAAAATCTAATTGGCTATTTTATTTTTTTACTTTTTTTGATAACATGAAATACGTAATTTTTATTCCAGACGGTTCTAGTGATCTTCCACTAGATGAAATTAATGGTCAAACTCCCTTAAAAGTAGCTAACACTCCAAACATTGATAAATTAGCTAAAGCGGGTTATGGCGGATTAACCAATAATGTTCCTGAAGGTTATACTCCAGGTTCAGATGTAGCTAACATGAGCATCTTCGGATACAATCCTGCAGATTATTATACTGGTAGGGGGCCTCTTGAAGCAGGCAGTGTTGGAATTGAAACCACTCCATGTGATGTGATATTTAGATGCAACACTATTTTTGA
This window harbors:
- the gatC gene encoding Asp-tRNA(Asn) amidotransferase subunit GatC encodes the protein MTIEKDAEDIIEKFSKILEDIPDSDETWYITDNLNLTRDDKSQEKNPEKILRNARIDKEGNLIVKKADWTN
- a CDS encoding amino acid-binding protein yields the protein MRINLVLELLDAPGQLVKALEPISTYGANLVTIIHKRDYKNDNGMVPVQLTIEGERNDLKNVVDKYEELGFTIIEMDGVVKKEKITTILFGHIVDQDLRDTMDKINQIDGVIIVAFDIKLNGEEKSTALINIEADVGLKQNVFDRIAEIAEEKELLVINEV
- a CDS encoding homoserine dehydrogenase, which encodes MDECKVIIMGFGSVGQGVAKAISMKKDLIKDKTGVDIKVVAAADSSSSAISQEGLDEELLVKTKKEEGKLSAYPEFGSDKNGADILDAVEYDCLIEATPTNIVDAEPALSLTFKAFEQGKDVVTSNKGHLALKFREVVEAAEKAGVEFKYEATVGGSMPIINFTKETLASCEIKSIKGILNGTTNYILSRMTSEGSEYEVILKESQELGIAETDPTQDVEGIDAACKTVILANSLLGIDATYSDVKVEGISKINSQAIELAKKDDYLIKLIAEVSPDNLQVSPRLVKRGSSYDVSGTLNMATIKTDLANEVSVIGLGAGSLETASAMLTDLISILKNKI